A window from Bacteroidota bacterium encodes these proteins:
- the asnB gene encoding asparagine synthase (glutamine-hydrolyzing) produces MCGIAGIIQSSPERNDDNKLLLKKSIQQMTDALAHRGPDGEGHWINEKANAALGHRRLSIIDLSDAGSQPMHYLNRYTIIHNGEIYNYIELREELQKNGYSFHSKTDTEVIAAAYDYWQDECVEHFDGMFSFAIWDSEDEVLFAARDRFGEKPFFYHYQDSIFTFASEMKGLWAAGIERTSNLKLLFNFITIGYTDNPDKPEETFYENIFKLPPAHRLNFYAHQNELSIDQYWEVDAEIINDKISDKDAVEQFNYLLQASVKKRLRSDVAIGSSLSGGLDSSSIVSLINPLTSFTAVFPGFERDEFKYAKLIAEKFNLQQYTTEVNESDIVNDFEKLCYHQEEPFGSASIMAQYKVYGLAKQHNIKVLLDGQGADEILAGYPKYYKWYWQELFRKLKLFRSGELKAAHQLGINEKFGFKNAIAAWFPDFASIVLERQYLLNALRQPDLSKEFVQLQSKEAYYTTPAHYNLNGVLRFNTFTHGLEELLRYADRNSMAHGREVRLPFLSHELVEFLFALPSKFKIRKGRTKWLLRESMKEKLPAEIVWRTDKVGFEPPQKKWMQHSVVQQMIQDAKAKLVEQRILKPEVLNKKIQPHDAHAAESFDWRYLSAASLFNK; encoded by the coding sequence CTTGGTCACAGGCGATTATCAATTATCGACCTATCCGATGCAGGCTCACAACCGATGCATTATCTCAACCGCTACACAATTATTCATAATGGTGAGATCTATAATTATATTGAACTGCGTGAGGAGTTACAGAAGAACGGTTACAGCTTTCACTCGAAAACAGATACTGAAGTAATTGCTGCTGCTTATGATTACTGGCAGGATGAATGTGTAGAGCATTTCGATGGGATGTTTTCATTTGCTATCTGGGATAGTGAAGACGAGGTATTGTTTGCTGCCCGTGACCGGTTTGGCGAGAAGCCATTTTTTTATCATTACCAGGATTCAATATTCACATTTGCCAGCGAAATGAAGGGGCTATGGGCAGCCGGCATTGAACGTACCTCCAACCTGAAGCTGCTTTTCAATTTTATTACGATCGGGTATACAGATAATCCTGATAAACCGGAAGAAACCTTCTATGAAAATATTTTTAAACTGCCACCGGCACACCGATTGAATTTTTATGCGCATCAAAATGAATTAAGCATTGATCAGTATTGGGAGGTAGATGCTGAAATTATAAATGACAAGATCAGTGATAAAGATGCAGTTGAACAGTTCAACTATTTGTTACAGGCTTCTGTTAAAAAAAGATTGAGAAGTGATGTTGCTATCGGCAGCTCCTTAAGTGGCGGACTGGATAGTTCATCAATTGTTTCACTGATTAATCCACTTACTTCATTCACCGCCGTATTTCCCGGTTTTGAAAGAGATGAATTTAAGTATGCAAAATTGATCGCTGAAAAATTTAATCTTCAGCAATACACTACAGAAGTAAATGAATCAGATATTGTAAATGATTTTGAAAAACTTTGTTATCACCAGGAAGAACCTTTTGGAAGTGCAAGTATAATGGCACAGTATAAAGTATATGGCCTGGCAAAGCAACATAACATAAAGGTTTTACTAGATGGACAAGGCGCAGATGAAATATTAGCAGGTTATCCGAAATACTATAAATGGTACTGGCAGGAGTTGTTCAGAAAGCTAAAACTCTTTCGGAGTGGAGAATTGAAAGCGGCTCATCAACTGGGAATAAATGAAAAATTTGGTTTTAAAAATGCTATTGCAGCCTGGTTTCCTGATTTTGCTTCTATTGTTTTAGAAAGACAGTACCTGCTCAATGCACTGCGCCAGCCTGATTTGTCAAAAGAATTTGTGCAACTGCAAAGCAAGGAGGCTTATTATACCACTCCGGCACATTACAATCTCAATGGTGTGTTGCGGTTTAATACATTCACTCATGGTCTTGAAGAATTATTGCGTTATGCAGATCGTAACAGCATGGCACATGGAAGAGAAGTTCGCTTGCCTTTTTTAAGTCATGAGCTGGTTGAGTTTTTATTTGCACTGCCATCAAAGTTTAAAATACGAAAAGGAAGAACAAAATGGCTGCTGCGGGAAAGCATGAAGGAAAAACTACCTGCAGAAATTGTATGGCGGACAGATAAGGTAGGTTTTGAACCACCTCAAAAAAAATGGATGCAACATTCCGTCGTTCAGCAAATGATACAGGATGCAAAAGCAAAACTGGTGGAACAGAGAATTCTGAAACCGGAAGTGCTGAATAAAAAAATTCAGCCGCATGATGCACATGCGGCTGAGAGTTTTGACTGGCGTTATCTTTCTGCTGCCAGTCTTTTCAATAAGTAG
- a CDS encoding cystathionine gamma-synthase, with amino-acid sequence MKSATKYVHAGMSPDPSTGAIIPPIYQTSTYVQEAPAVNKGYEYARSQNPTRKALEDAYAMIENGKYALAFSSGVAATDAVIKLLEPGNEVICANDMYGGTYRLFTKVFEKFGIKFVYVDTTNADNIKNAVTANTKLIWIETPTNPLMNITDITAVASIAKSKNILLAVDNTFASPALQNPLDMGADIVMHSATKYLGGHSDVIQGSLMMNDKDLRDKLYFIQKSCGAVPGPMDCFLVLRGIKTLGLRMKAHSENGAKIAHWLKAHPKVAKVYWPGFEDHPGYAVAKRQMKDFGGMISFELKNDSVEEARRVLSSTHLFSLAESLGGVESLINHPASMTHASIPREERIKNGLHDSLIRLSVGIEDADDLIEDLRKAIG; translated from the coding sequence ATGAAGTCAGCAACAAAATACGTCCATGCAGGAATGAGCCCTGATCCTTCAACGGGTGCTATTATTCCGCCCATTTATCAAACCAGTACTTATGTACAGGAAGCACCGGCAGTAAATAAAGGATACGAATATGCAAGAAGCCAAAACCCTACCCGCAAAGCATTGGAAGATGCTTATGCAATGATCGAGAACGGGAAATATGCATTAGCATTCAGCAGTGGTGTGGCAGCAACGGATGCAGTGATCAAATTATTGGAACCCGGAAACGAAGTGATTTGTGCTAATGATATGTATGGCGGCACCTATCGCTTATTCACAAAAGTGTTTGAAAAATTCGGGATCAAATTCGTTTATGTAGATACGACAAATGCAGATAATATAAAGAATGCTGTTACCGCCAACACAAAACTCATCTGGATTGAAACACCAACCAATCCATTGATGAATATTACAGATATTACCGCTGTTGCATCAATTGCCAAATCAAAAAATATTTTACTGGCAGTTGATAACACTTTTGCTTCTCCAGCTTTGCAAAATCCGCTTGATATGGGAGCAGATATTGTAATGCATTCCGCTACCAAGTATCTCGGTGGTCATAGTGATGTAATACAGGGCTCATTAATGATGAATGATAAAGACCTGCGTGATAAATTATACTTTATACAAAAAAGCTGTGGCGCTGTACCCGGCCCAATGGATTGTTTTTTAGTATTGCGGGGAATAAAAACACTGGGACTTCGCATGAAAGCGCATAGTGAGAATGGGGCGAAAATTGCACACTGGTTAAAAGCACATCCTAAAGTTGCAAAAGTTTACTGGCCCGGTTTTGAAGATCATCCAGGATATGCGGTTGCAAAAAGGCAAATGAAAGATTTTGGCGGGATGATTTCTTTTGAATTAAAAAACGACAGTGTAGAGGAGGCCAGGAGAGTTTTATCATCAACCCATTTATTTTCACTGGCAGAAAGCCTTGGCGGTGTAGAAAGTTTGATCAATCACCCAGCCTCAATGACACATGCTTCTATTCCAAGAGAAGAAAGAATAAAGAATGGCTTACACGATTCTTTGATCCGGTTAAGTGTAGGCATTGAAGATGCAGATGATCTTATTGAAGATTTAAGGAAAGCAATTGGGTAA
- a CDS encoding lmo0937 family membrane protein, with product MQAMLYLIAVILIIGWLLGFFVFSAGNLIHVLLVVAIIAIILRLIRGDRVVE from the coding sequence TTGCAGGCTATGCTATATTTAATTGCAGTGATTTTAATAATCGGATGGCTTCTTGGGTTTTTTGTTTTTTCAGCAGGAAACTTAATTCATGTGTTACTTGTAGTTGCAATAATTGCAATAATATTGCGGCTTATCAGAGGCGATAGAGTTGTCGAGTAG
- a CDS encoding TIGR02757 family protein: MTLRELKTYLDKKVDEYNQPSFIKNDPISIPHLFTKKQDIEIAGFFAAIFSWGNRTTIINKSRELLNLMGKQPYEFCINHSPTDLKKLRSFKHRTFNTDDLYYFIDFFCRHFKEHDSLETAFFPKVDMSTEEGLNHFKQYFFAYDHLKRTEKHISSPLQKSTCKRVNMFLRWMIRNDKRGVDFGLWKNIKPSALICPIDVHVARVARKMGLIKRKQTDWQTALELTEALRKLDKDDPVKYDFALFSLGVIEKF; this comes from the coding sequence ATGACATTAAGGGAGCTGAAAACATATCTTGATAAGAAGGTTGATGAATACAATCAACCTTCTTTTATTAAAAACGATCCCATTTCCATTCCTCACCTGTTTACAAAAAAACAGGATATAGAAATTGCCGGATTCTTCGCGGCTATATTTTCATGGGGTAACCGCACCACAATTATCAATAAAAGCAGAGAGTTGTTGAACCTGATGGGTAAGCAACCTTATGAATTTTGCATTAATCACAGTCCAACCGATTTAAAAAAATTAAGATCATTTAAGCACAGAACATTTAATACAGATGATCTGTATTATTTCATTGATTTCTTTTGCCGGCATTTTAAAGAACATGATTCGCTGGAAACAGCGTTCTTTCCAAAAGTCGATATGAGTACAGAAGAAGGTTTAAATCATTTTAAACAATACTTCTTTGCATATGATCATTTGAAAAGAACAGAGAAACATATTTCCTCCCCGCTACAAAAATCAACTTGTAAAAGGGTAAATATGTTTTTAAGATGGATGATAAGAAATGATAAGAGGGGAGTTGATTTTGGTCTTTGGAAAAATATTAAACCTTCAGCATTGATCTGCCCTATAGATGTGCATGTGGCAAGAGTGGCCAGAAAAATGGGTTTGATAAAAAGAAAACAGACGGACTGGCAAACAGCCCTTGAACTCACAGAAGCTTTGCGTAAATTGGATAAAGATGACCCGGTGAAATATGATTTTGCCTTGTTTAGTCTCGGGGTGATAGAAAAATTTTAA
- a CDS encoding fatty acid hydroxylase, producing the protein MQFEKIHNKGQAQLFKNPWLEMLTKTHPLVIWGMYTPVIIYMLYYSGNSLGFTTTWILLTFLGGMFFWTLFEYIAHRFLFHMIANSGRAKKFVYTLHGNHHHYPRDKQRLFMPPVPSIILASVIFGLMYLIMRQTTFMFFPGFILGYLMYGTMHYAIHAWNPPFKWMKPLWRNHHLHHYKNEHNGYGVSSTIWDHIFGTMFDLKNEKEDKEKVKELMFEKKD; encoded by the coding sequence ATGCAGTTCGAAAAAATTCACAACAAAGGCCAGGCCCAACTCTTTAAAAATCCCTGGCTGGAAATGCTTACCAAAACCCATCCGTTGGTTATCTGGGGTATGTACACACCTGTTATAATTTATATGTTATACTATAGTGGTAACAGTCTCGGTTTTACAACTACGTGGATCCTTCTTACATTTTTGGGCGGTATGTTTTTCTGGACCCTGTTTGAATACATTGCTCATAGGTTTTTATTCCATATGATAGCTAATAGCGGCCGTGCAAAGAAATTTGTTTATACACTTCACGGCAATCACCATCATTATCCTAGAGACAAGCAGCGACTTTTTATGCCGCCGGTTCCAAGCATTATTTTGGCTTCCGTCATTTTTGGTTTGATGTACCTCATCATGCGTCAAACTACTTTTATGTTCTTCCCGGGTTTTATTCTTGGCTACCTTATGTATGGCACCATGCACTATGCTATCCATGCATGGAACCCGCCATTCAAATGGATGAAACCACTTTGGAGAAATCATCACCTGCATCATTATAAAAACGAACATAATGGTTATGGCGTAAGCTCTACCATCTGGGACCATATATTCGGTACTATGTTCGATCTGAAAAATGAAAAGGAAGATAAAGAGAAAGTGAAGGAGCTGATGTTTGAAAAGAAAGACTAA
- the typA gene encoding translational GTPase TypA: MDIRNIAIIAHVDHGKTTLVDKILHATKVFRDNQETGELIMDSNDLERERGITIFSKNAAVVYKDVKINVIDTPGHSDFGGEVERVLKMADGVLLLVDAFEGPMPQTRFVLQKALQLNLHPIVVINKVDKPNCRPDEVHDAVFELFFSLDATEEQLHFPTYYGSGKNGWFNDTLTQIEGIDPLLDGILKHVPPPKVNEGYLQMQITSLDYSSFLGRIAIGKVSRGVIKENQQVVLMQADGSIKKTKVKELYVFEGMGKKRVTEVIAGDLCAVVGIEDFNIGDTIADAENPEALPVISVDEPTMSMLFSINNSPFYGKDGKFVTSRHLRDRLMKETEKNLALKVEDTDSGDSFNVYGRGILHLGILVETMRREGYELTVGQPQVLVKTINGVKSEPYENLVVDVPQAFASKVIDLVTRRKGEMHVMETKGEMQHLEFEIPSRGLIGLRSQMLTNTAGEAVMAHRFTEYKPWKGPIPGRNNGVLLSKLQDRTTGYSIDKLQDRGTFFVDPGEEVYAGQIIAENIKPGDLVVNATEGKKLTNHRASGSDDATRIAPKTLMTLEECMEYIQQDECIEVTPNFIRMRKVILNEDDRKKVQKKMEAQAV; encoded by the coding sequence ATGGATATTAGAAATATTGCAATTATAGCCCACGTTGACCACGGTAAAACTACCCTGGTAGATAAGATCTTACATGCTACTAAAGTGTTCCGCGATAACCAGGAAACTGGTGAGCTTATCATGGACAGTAACGATCTGGAAAGGGAACGTGGTATCACCATTTTCAGTAAGAATGCAGCGGTGGTGTACAAGGATGTTAAAATTAATGTTATTGATACTCCCGGTCACTCCGATTTCGGCGGTGAAGTAGAAAGGGTTTTGAAAATGGCTGATGGCGTGCTGCTGCTGGTGGATGCTTTTGAAGGTCCGATGCCGCAAACACGTTTTGTACTGCAGAAGGCCTTGCAGTTAAATCTTCACCCGATCGTTGTAATCAATAAAGTTGACAAACCAAATTGTCGTCCAGATGAAGTGCATGATGCGGTGTTTGAATTATTCTTCAGCCTTGATGCAACAGAAGAACAATTGCATTTTCCTACTTATTATGGTTCGGGTAAAAATGGCTGGTTCAATGATACGCTGACGCAGATCGAAGGAATCGATCCGCTGCTCGATGGTATTTTGAAACATGTGCCTCCACCAAAAGTGAATGAAGGTTATTTGCAAATGCAGATCACTTCACTGGATTATTCTTCTTTTTTAGGCCGTATTGCGATTGGTAAAGTAAGTCGTGGAGTAATAAAAGAAAATCAGCAGGTGGTATTGATGCAGGCAGATGGCTCAATCAAAAAGACGAAAGTTAAAGAGCTGTATGTGTTTGAAGGAATGGGCAAGAAAAGAGTAACTGAAGTAATAGCAGGTGATCTTTGTGCGGTAGTAGGAATAGAAGATTTTAATATCGGCGATACAATTGCTGATGCGGAGAACCCTGAAGCATTGCCGGTTATCAGTGTGGACGAACCAACGATGAGTATGCTGTTCAGCATTAACAACTCACCCTTCTATGGTAAAGACGGAAAGTTTGTTACCAGCCGTCACTTACGTGACAGGCTTATGAAGGAAACAGAAAAGAATCTTGCATTAAAAGTAGAAGACACAGATAGCGGCGATAGTTTTAATGTATATGGTCGTGGTATCCTGCACTTAGGAATATTAGTTGAAACTATGCGCCGTGAAGGATATGAGTTGACAGTAGGTCAGCCGCAGGTATTGGTAAAAACGATCAACGGTGTGAAAAGTGAACCGTATGAGAATTTAGTAGTGGATGTGCCGCAGGCATTTGCCAGCAAAGTAATTGATCTCGTAACAAGACGTAAAGGCGAGATGCATGTAATGGAAACAAAAGGTGAAATGCAGCATCTTGAATTTGAAATTCCTTCAAGAGGATTGATCGGTCTACGTTCACAAATGCTCACAAATACGGCTGGTGAAGCAGTAATGGCTCACCGCTTTACTGAATACAAACCATGGAAAGGCCCGATTCCCGGAAGAAATAACGGTGTATTACTTTCAAAACTTCAAGATAGAACGACCGGCTATTCAATAGATAAGCTTCAGGATAGGGGAACCTTTTTTGTGGATCCGGGTGAAGAAGTGTATGCTGGACAGATCATCGCAGAAAATATTAAACCTGGTGACCTGGTAGTAAATGCTACAGAAGGAAAAAAACTGACCAACCACCGTGCAAGCGGCAGTGATGATGCTACACGCATTGCTCCTAAAACTTTAATGACACTGGAAGAATGCATGGAATACATTCAGCAGGATGAGTGTATTGAAGTAACTCCAAACTTCATCCGTATGCGGAAGGTGATACTGAATGAAGATGACAGAAAGAAAGTGCAGAAAAAAATGGAAGCGCAGGCAGTATAA
- a CDS encoding response regulator transcription factor yields MKAVIIDDEKHCREVLTTLLGKYCSDVEITATFSNGAEALESMDKNSPDILFLDIEMPGMNGFEFLERTTHKNFGIVFTTAYNEYAIKAIKHSALDYLLKPIDKNELIEAVEKAKQQNAQKTSSRVEQLLSSLNLKKESKRFAVPTLEGLIMLNSEEILYCESDGPYCTFHFTTQTKPLLTSKTLKEAEEVLQGSGEFFRVHHSFLINLKFVQKYIRGEGGEVIMSNGKNIPVARSRKQDFMKVLERI; encoded by the coding sequence ATGAAAGCAGTTATAATTGATGATGAAAAACATTGCCGGGAAGTACTAACTACATTATTGGGCAAATACTGCTCCGATGTGGAAATAACAGCTACTTTTTCAAACGGTGCAGAAGCTTTGGAGTCAATGGATAAAAATAGTCCTGATATTTTATTTCTTGATATTGAAATGCCAGGCATGAATGGTTTTGAGTTTCTTGAACGTACTACGCATAAAAACTTTGGAATTGTTTTTACCACTGCTTATAACGAATACGCCATAAAAGCAATCAAGCACAGTGCACTGGATTATCTGTTAAAGCCTATCGATAAAAATGAACTGATTGAAGCTGTTGAAAAAGCAAAACAACAGAATGCACAGAAAACATCATCTCGTGTAGAGCAGTTGCTTTCTTCATTAAACCTAAAAAAAGAATCCAAACGTTTTGCTGTACCTACACTCGAAGGGTTAATTATGTTGAACTCCGAAGAGATCTTATACTGCGAAAGTGATGGTCCTTACTGCACTTTTCATTTTACCACACAAACAAAACCACTGCTTACTTCCAAAACACTGAAGGAAGCGGAAGAAGTGTTACAGGGCAGCGGCGAATTTTTCCGTGTTCACCATTCATTTCTTATTAATTTAAAATTTGTACAAAAGTACATTCGTGGTGAAGGTGGTGAAGTGATCATGAGCAATGGAAAAAATATCCCTGTAGCCCGTAGCCGTAAGCAGGATTTTATGAAAGTGCTGGAAAGAATATGA
- a CDS encoding GAF domain-containing protein, whose translation MVVALLVCINNIPAQDISFFHLNTSNGLSDNLVSSAARDKNGILWIGTAEGLNSYDGYTIKKYYKEDYPTLSSNNISSLYMDDYNQIWVRDIAGKITLIDEKRNFIPISILEDGKEITPITFFKTKQRGFCAVSGSKIFTLSKQKPHTFEKLQWNEDTALLKGYVQVKSDNNDTVILVGADRLCVFDIGQLKVLNSVFIHDIIGAAWLNNNELLVTTGHDRELLKVDLGKNEVVHNYGDLKDQYGQDIFGYLRHMRKLADGRFIMTSGYGGVYIFDAEHEKIYRYGHDPLNVRSISANNTAHVFTDSGGYVYITTRSAGLNYFNINYQLAGYRSAFQETVTGKIFHGFVNYITRHKNGNYWLGTQTGLIEWNREMNTAKFHEYGIINNAPLNGVEEVRALCFDKNDNLWVGLNRYGIVVLNKKREVIKYFSADKKTAPNNLPGNWVNNIVLSPDNKLWVATAGGLCIIDPDKMAVEKADEQHALKQLEKIYCYNVWFRNPSETWIGTNRGAFRYRQNTDQLTKFSTENGLSFNGVLCFAEDKNEVVYAGTSNGLNLIKGDSIIKIYRRQNGLANDRCFGLLNDDKNNIWIGNDNTLLRYNAKDSSFTKYDESAGLNPGGFRLLSYYQSTDGEQFWGSDLGLSYFKPDELEKLSIPLSVNISSFIAGNETMSFSGNEKIALPYSQNNLLFGFSAVDLYSNKNILYEYKLTGADKDWKRTTSPQQVAYTNLSPGTYTFFVRATRDGVKWIEASNSFSIIIKTPWWKSTGFIAAYIFLLASIIYFFIRSRTNKIKQQKEQLETEQAINYFATSLNEQSTIDDTLWDVARNCIGRLNFEDCVIYLLDEKRNVLVQKAAWGPKTTKENKILNPIEVPIGEGIVGHVAKTGKAEVIHDTSKDERYIVDDVRRFSEIAVPLISDGKVYGVIDSENSKRNFFTHKHLFILSTIASLCANRIVRAKAEAEKQKAEKSLLETQRQTAEMEMQALRAQMNPHFMFNSLNSINNFILKNDPDNASQYLTRFSRLMRLILDNSREEWVLLENEIKALQLYVEMEAIRFDNVFEYKISTALDVNPSSVIVPPMIVQPYVENAIWHGLLHRKEPGSKLEIDIWKNNGELFIKVEDNGVGREEAEHLKSKFSSHKKSHGMKITAKRLDMVNKIYNVDARVKIEDLKNGNEKTIGTSVLLQLKYKTSHND comes from the coding sequence TTGGTAGTTGCTTTGCTGGTATGTATAAACAATATACCGGCACAGGATATTTCATTTTTTCACCTCAACACTTCAAACGGGCTTAGCGATAATCTTGTGTCTTCAGCAGCAAGAGACAAAAATGGCATCTTATGGATCGGTACGGCCGAAGGTTTGAATAGCTACGACGGATACACAATAAAAAAATACTATAAAGAAGATTACCCTACGCTAAGCAGCAACAATATTTCTTCATTGTACATGGATGATTATAACCAGATATGGGTCCGTGATATAGCAGGAAAAATTACATTGATTGACGAAAAAAGAAATTTCATTCCTATTTCTATTTTGGAAGATGGCAAAGAAATAACCCCCATTACTTTTTTTAAAACCAAGCAACGGGGTTTCTGTGCCGTATCCGGTAGTAAGATTTTTACACTCAGCAAACAGAAACCTCACACATTTGAAAAATTACAATGGAATGAAGACACGGCCTTGCTGAAAGGTTATGTACAGGTAAAGAGCGATAATAATGATACCGTAATTCTTGTAGGCGCTGACAGGTTATGTGTATTTGATATAGGACAATTGAAGGTTTTAAATTCTGTATTTATACACGATATCATCGGTGCTGCGTGGCTAAATAATAACGAACTATTGGTAACAACTGGACATGACAGAGAGTTGTTGAAAGTGGATCTCGGTAAAAACGAAGTTGTCCATAATTATGGAGATCTAAAAGACCAGTATGGTCAGGATATATTTGGCTACCTGCGCCATATGAGAAAATTGGCTGATGGAAGATTCATCATGACCAGCGGATATGGTGGTGTGTACATTTTCGATGCTGAACATGAAAAGATCTATCGCTACGGTCATGATCCGCTTAATGTGAGAAGCATTTCTGCCAACAATACCGCACATGTATTTACTGACAGCGGAGGATATGTTTATATCACTACCCGTTCTGCAGGTTTAAATTATTTTAATATCAACTATCAACTAGCCGGTTATCGTTCTGCATTCCAGGAAACAGTTACAGGTAAAATATTTCATGGCTTTGTAAATTATATAACCCGTCATAAAAATGGCAATTACTGGTTGGGCACACAAACCGGTCTGATAGAGTGGAACCGTGAAATGAATACAGCAAAATTTCATGAATATGGTATTATTAATAATGCCCCTTTAAACGGGGTTGAAGAAGTACGGGCATTATGTTTTGATAAGAATGATAATCTCTGGGTTGGACTAAACCGTTACGGAATTGTGGTGTTGAACAAAAAAAGAGAAGTGATAAAGTATTTTAGTGCGGATAAAAAAACAGCTCCCAATAATCTGCCCGGAAACTGGGTAAATAATATCGTTTTATCACCCGATAATAAATTGTGGGTAGCAACTGCAGGCGGGTTATGTATCATTGATCCTGATAAGATGGCTGTAGAAAAGGCAGATGAACAACATGCATTAAAACAACTTGAAAAGATTTATTGCTACAATGTTTGGTTTCGTAATCCTTCTGAAACATGGATTGGAACGAACAGGGGAGCATTTCGTTATCGTCAAAACACAGATCAATTGACTAAATTTTCTACAGAAAATGGTTTATCCTTTAATGGTGTCTTATGTTTTGCTGAAGATAAAAATGAAGTTGTTTATGCAGGAACAAGTAATGGTCTGAATTTGATAAAAGGCGATTCAATTATTAAAATTTATAGAAGGCAAAACGGATTAGCCAATGACCGTTGTTTTGGTTTACTAAATGATGATAAAAATAATATCTGGATCGGTAATGATAATACATTGCTCAGGTATAACGCCAAAGACAGCAGCTTTACAAAATATGATGAAAGCGCAGGGCTTAATCCGGGCGGCTTTCGTTTGCTTTCATATTACCAATCCACAGATGGTGAACAGTTTTGGGGAAGTGACCTGGGGTTAAGCTATTTCAAACCTGATGAATTGGAAAAACTGAGTATTCCGCTTTCTGTTAATATCAGTTCATTCATCGCAGGTAATGAAACGATGAGTTTTTCAGGCAACGAAAAAATTGCATTACCCTATTCACAGAATAATTTATTGTTCGGCTTTTCGGCTGTTGATTTATACAGCAATAAGAATATTTTATATGAGTATAAATTAACCGGTGCTGATAAAGACTGGAAAAGAACGACATCTCCGCAACAGGTGGCTTACACAAACCTGTCGCCCGGCACTTATACATTTTTTGTTCGTGCTACAAGGGATGGTGTCAAATGGATTGAAGCGTCCAATTCATTTTCCATTATAATAAAAACACCCTGGTGGAAGAGCACGGGTTTTATTGCAGCTTATATTTTTTTGCTGGCAAGCATTATCTATTTCTTCATCCGTAGCCGAACGAATAAAATTAAACAACAGAAAGAACAGCTAGAGACCGAACAGGCAATAAATTATTTTGCTACTTCTTTAAATGAACAAAGTACGATTGATGATACCTTATGGGATGTTGCCCGTAATTGTATTGGCCGATTGAATTTTGAAGATTGTGTGATCTATTTACTGGATGAAAAAAGAAATGTGTTAGTGCAAAAAGCAGCATGGGGACCCAAGACAACGAAAGAAAATAAAATTCTTAACCCCATTGAAGTCCCGATCGGGGAAGGTATTGTAGGTCATGTAGCGAAAACAGGTAAAGCAGAAGTTATTCATGATACTTCAAAAGACGAAAGGTATATTGTAGATGATGTGAGGCGTTTTTCAGAGATCGCCGTGCCACTTATTTCCGATGGAAAAGTATATGGTGTAATTGACAGTGAAAATTCAAAAAGGAATTTCTTTACACATAAACATCTTTTCATTTTATCAACTATTGCTTCTTTATGTGCTAACCGTATCGTTCGGGCAAAAGCCGAAGCAGAAAAACAAAAAGCAGAAAAAAGTCTACTGGAAACACAACGACAAACAGCTGAAATGGAAATGCAGGCTTTAAGAGCACAAATGAATCCGCATTTTATGTTCAATAGCCTGAACTCCATCAATAACTTTATTTTAAAGAACGATCCTGATAATGCATCGCAATATCTTACCCGTTTTTCAAGATTGATGAGATTGATACTTGACAACTCAAGAGAAGAATGGGTATTACTGGAAAACGAGATCAAAGCATTACAACTGTATGTTGAAATGGAAGCAATTCGTTTTGATAATGTATTTGAATATAAAATAAGCACTGCATTAGACGTTAATCCTTCATCCGTAATCGTTCCGCCGATGATCGTTCAGCCTTATGTGGAAAATGCCATCTGGCACGGATTATTACATCGCAAGGAGCCGGGCAGCAAATTGGAAATTGATATCTGGAAAAATAACGGTGAGTTATTTATTAAAGTTGAAGATAACGGTGTAGGAAGGGAAGAAGCTGAGCATTTAAAAAGTAAATTCAGCAGTCATAAAAAATCACATGGCATGAAGATCACCGCCAAGCGGTTGGATATGGTAAATAAGATATATAATGTAGATGCACGGGTAAAGATCGAAGATTTAAAAAATGGTAATGAAAAAACGATTGGAACATCAGTCCTGTTACAATTGAAATACAAGACAAGTCACAATGATTAA